The genome window AGATCCGGTCTTCATCGTGCAGCTTGACGATCGCCTTCTTCCAGTCGCGGGTGTGACCCATCTTGGTCTTGAACCGCCGCGGCTTCCCCTTGTAGAGCTGCGTCCGGACGGCGGCGACGCGAACGCCCCACAGCTCCGACACGGCCTTCCGGATGTCGTCCTTGGTCGCGATCATCGCGACTTCGAACTGGTAGGCGTTGTAACGCTCCGCGTGGTGCGTTCCCTTTTCCGTGACGAGCGGACGAAGGATCACCTGGTGCGGCTCGAGAACGATTCCGGGCTTTGCGATCTTGGACATGTTGAGGCTCGTCATCCGGTTGCGGCCGTGGCGGCAACCCACTGGTGTCCGCAATGGCGGACGAAACCGATACCGTCCGCGGCTGCGGATGGGGCGATAGTCTGCGTTACTTGCCGCGGAGGGCGTCCAGGGCGTCCTTGGTGACGATCAGCCGCTTCTGGTGCAGCAGGTCGTACGCGTTGAGTTCCTTCGACGGCGAGACCCACAGCTTTTCGATGTTGCGGGCACACCGCCAGACGGTGGCGTCGTGGTCCTTGGTCGTCAGCAGGCAGGACTGGTCCTGCACGCCGAGGGCCTTGAGGAGGGTCGAGACGACCTTGGTCTTGGGTTCGTTGATCGCGATGCTGTCGACGACGATCGCTTCGCCGTCCTGGAACTTGCTCAGGAGGGCCATCTTGGTGGCGATCTGGAGCGATTTCCGCGGCATCCGGTAGCCGAAGTCCCGGGGGACCTTGGCGAAGGCGTGACCACCGCCGACGCGGGTGGGGGACCGCTTTCCGCCCGCACGGGCGTTACCGGTGCCCTTCTGCTTGAACAGCTTCTTCTTGCTGCCGGCGACTTCCGACCGGGTCTTGGTCTTGAACGTTCCGGCCCGCTTGTTCGCTTCGTACATGATCACGACTTCGTGCAGCAGCTGCTTGCTGATCCGGTCAGCAAGGTCTGCTCCATCGAACTCGTACTTGCCGACGGTCTTGCCAGACATGTCGACGACGGGAACCGAAATCATGATCTCACCTTGAGGGTCGTCCAGGGCTCAGGGCCCGGGGGCGATGTCTTGTGCGGCTGGCGGGGGGAGGGCTCGGAATCGTTCTCGAGGCCTACTTGGCCCGCTGGATCATCACGTAACCGCCGTTCGGGCCCGGGATCGAGCCTTCGACGACGATCATGTTGTTGTCCTTGTCGATCTGCAGCACGCGGAGATTCCGCGAGGTGCAGCGCTCGTTACCGAAGTGACCGGCCATCCGCTTCCCCTTCCACACGCGGGAGGGGTAGGTGTTGTTACCGATGCTTCCGGGCTTGCGGTGGGCCTTCTTGACACCGTGGCTCGCGCAGGTACCGGAGAAGTTGTGCCGCTTCATAACCCCGGTGAAGCCACGGCCCTTGCTGGTGCCGATGACGTCGACCCGGGCGACTCCGTCGAAGCTGTCCGCCGCGACGACGTGACCGACCTGGACTTCGACCGTTTCGCCGTCGACGCGGAATTCACGGACGAAACGCTTGGCTTCGCAGCCGGCCTTCGGCACGGCGGGGACGCCGGACTCGGCGAGCTTCTTCTGCCGCTTGCTCTTAAGGTCGGCGACGTGGCCGCGTTCGGCGCGGGAGGCCCGCGACCGCTTCCGCTGGTCTTCCGGGCGATCCTTGTCCTTGTCGCTGATCTTGTCGTCGAATCCGAGCTGAACCGCTTCGTAGCCGTCGCGATCCTTCGTCTTGACCTGCAGGACCGTGCACGGGCCAGCTTCGACGACGGTGGCGGAGTGGATGTTCCCCTGCGCGTCGTAGACCTGCGTCATTCCAATCTTGCGTCCGAGAATACCGACTGGCATGGCGATGACCTTGCACGATATCTCTGGCGACAAAGCCAGAGGGATTCACTTTAACGGGGTCTGCACGATCCTTCGCGACTCGGTCCGCTCCTGCGAGACCGTGGGGAATCGTGTCCTCGGCTCGCCAGATGCGAACCGGCTTCAGAATGGGCTTGTCCGTCCGTCCGTCTCTTCGTTCGATCCGTACGCTTAACCGATTCGTTCCACTGCTGTGCGACTACATCTGCCATTTGGCTCGGCTGGCTGCAGCCGGGGCCGTCCGGCCGGCCTAAGTCGTGGCCTTGATCTTGATGTCCACGCCGGCGGGGAGCGACAGCTTGTTGAGAGCGTCGATCGTCTTGCCGGTCGGCTGGACGATATCGATCACCCGCTTGTGCGTCCGGATTTCGAACTGCTCGCGGGACTTCTTGTCAATGTGCGGGCTGCGGAGGACGGTATAACGCTCGATCCGCGTGGGGAGCGGAATCGGTCCGTGAACCACCGCCCCCGTCCGCTTGGCCGTGTCAACGATGTCGGAAGCCGACTGATCGAGCACCGTGTGATCGTAGGCTTCCATCCGAATTCGAATTCGCTCGTTGCCAGCCACCGAACGTTACCTCTTGTTTCAGTGCCTGAGCTGCCGCACGTCGCGTTGCAACTCTGCTTACGTCAATGCTTTCCGACGAAAGCACCCCGCCCTCGAGACACCGGGAGCGGGGTGGGAAGCGAGGGATGATAAGAATGCGCCCGCGGAGTGTCAATTGAGTGGGGCGGGTTTACGTCGTTTCCGGACAGATTCACGACCGGTCGTCAAGGGGGATCCGGCGACCTCATCGCGATTTGATTAGTCTTTCAAAATCAGTTCAACCGGTTTGCCGTCGGTCGGGACCGTGGCGGTCAGGCCGGAGGTCCTCAAGTTGGCGTACTTCGCAGGGAAAATCGGTTGGAGGGGACGTTTCGATTCCGGCGTTCCGGGCATCGGCGGGGGTGTGGAAGGGGCGAGGCAGATGGCGTGCTTTCCGGCGACTGCTCCGGACTGTCCGTTGGTCTTGAGAACAAATGTTCCGTCCGAGCCGGTCGTCGCGAAGGCGGCGGGGCCGGAGGCGGGTACGAAACTGACGTTCAGGCCCGCGGCCGGCGACCCCTTGTAGGTCACGACGCCGCGGACGGGGCTCAGGTTCGGGATCCGCGGCTTCCCTCCACATCCGGCGGCCAGGAGCGGAACCAGAAGTAGACAGGCGTGCAGGCTGGGGCTCATGGGAATGTCGGACTCAGGGAGGACGTTGGCCCGACAGTCGAAGCGGAAAAATTCAGAACGCCTGGTGAAAGTGGAAGGCAACGGGGATCGACGGGGGTGTCATTCGATGGCCGGGACCGGGTCGCTGCCGTCGATCGTTGCCAGGAACCGGTAGCTCTGGAGGTCGATGTTCTCCGACAGGAACTTGATCCCGCCGTCGGCCATCAGGAAGTTCGCGCCCCCCTCGTGGTAGCTGGCAAAGGCGTAGTTGTTGGGCCAGTCGTCCGGCGGAAAGCTGTTCAGCACATAGTGATTGAGCGGAATGGCGGCCGTCGCGTTGACGCTGTTGAACCAGTACCACATCGACCGCGTGCACAGTCCGGCCACCGCCTCGCCCCCCGCGAGCGTGTTGCTGGTCCCGTCGCGGATCTGCGCTTCCCGGGTGGTGATCAGGCCGTCGGCGCACCGCCCCTGGAACCCGTTGGCAGCGTCGAGGCCGTTGGGGTGGTTGGCGAAGCGGCCCCGGGGGGAGGAGTTGATGAACGTTCCCCAAGCCCAGTTCGAGCCGGAGCAGAGCTTGTAATTCGTCACGCCGTAGGTGTTGGCGGCCCTCATGTCTCCGCGAGTGTCCAGCCGGCCCTGGTTGTTCGTGGAGTCCGACGGGCAGAGGAAAACCGGGATGACGAGCTGCGAGACGGCGTAGTTCTGCTGCACCCCCGGGTCGCCCGGGGCGGCGGACGCGTTGAAGTGCTTGTCGAAGTCGATCTTGTGGTAGATCGCCGCCTGATCGAGATACGGGAGGGCGAACTGGCACCACGATCGCGAGTCGTAGGCGTTGTCCGTGTAGTCGGCCCGCATGTTGAAGGTCGGCGGAAAGATGCCGAACACCTCGTGGTAGCTGTAGAGGGCGATCCCGATCTGCTTGAGATTGGCCCGGCACCGCGTGGCGCGGGCCGCTTCGCGGGCCTGCTGGACGGCGGGGAGCAGGAGCGCCACCAGGATGGCGATGATGGCGATGACGACGAGCAGTTCGATCAGTGTGAAGCCGGAGCGGCGCCGCAACATCCCATCCCCTCCGACGCCAAAAACGGCTGATCGCCCCCTCGACTGAGCCGTCGAGTTCGAATTTATCGTGCCTAGTGCGGTGTGGGTCGTCAAGCGGCGACAGGAGGCTGCGGCGCTGCTACGCTCGCTCGTTTTCCGTCCGCCCCATCCCTCTCCGCCGGTGTCATGCCCAAGCTGAAAACCGTCGCCGCCAGCATTTACGACTTCCCCAAGTATTACGACATGGTGTTCAACGCCGACTGGGGGACGGAGCTGAAGTTCATCGAGGCGGCTCTGGAGAAGCATTCTCGGCGGACCGTGAAACGGGTGTTCGAGCCGGCGTGCGGGACCGGCCGGCTGCTGGTGAAGCTTGCCAAACGCGGGTACGAGGCGTCAGGCAACGACCTCAATCCCAAGGCGGTCGCCTACTGCAATCGCCGGCTGCGGAGGCACGGGCTCCCCGAGACCGTCGAGGTGGGGGACATGTCCGCTTTTCGGCTGAAACGGAAGGTCGACGCGGGATTTAACCTGATCAATACGTTTCGTCATCTGGGGACGGAGGAGCAGGCGGAGGGGCATCTCCGCTGCATGGCGGAGGCCTTGAATCGGGGCGGGATTTACCTGCTGGGGCTGCACCTGCTCGCGAAGCGAGGGGAGCTGTGCGACGAGGAGTCATGGTCCGCGAAGCGGGGTGGGACCTCGGTGACGTCCCACATGTGGACCAAGAAGATCGATCGGCCGGGGCGGATGGAGTATCTCGGGATGACGATTGACGTCGTCGGTCCGACGGAGGAGTTCCGGATTGATGACGAGATGCATTACCGGACCTACACGATGTCGGAGATGCGGGATCTGCTGGGGCGTGTACCGGAGTTTGAGGTCGTCGAGACCTACAACTTTCACTGCGATATCGACAAGCCGCAGAAGCTGGACGACTGGACGCAGGATGTGATTTACGTTCTGAAGCGGAAGTAAGCGGTCGGTCGTCGGCTCGAACCGCTTTCGTGCCGGCACGACTGCGCTAGGTGAAACCCAACGTGCCACGGCCGCTGGGGTCAAGCGGGCCAAAAAACAACACAGGCCCCCTTGCCGCCGGAGGCACTTCCATGAGGAACCGTGGTAAACAACGGATGTCCCTTTTGTGGTACCAGCGTTGAGGACTCCCTCACATCACACCGCTCGCTCTGGTATCCCCGCGGGTTGGTGAGGGGCATACGGCACGGTGTCCGCGCTTGGACACTCACTCCTTCAGGCATCTTTCGACGGCCAGGCCTCCGGCGGGCAAGAGGGCGTTGCCCCCTTGCATCCCCCACCAGGGTGCCCCTGGACCCGGTGAAGTGCAGCCCCTCTATTCCCAGCCTGTGCCGGTCTCGCGGCAAAGAACATCCGGGAACGAATGCCTCTCCCCTTTGACCGTGATGCCCAGCATCGGCCATTGATCCGGAATCGTGAGCCACTCCGGACCCTCCGGTTGAACCAGCACCGTCTCACCCGTCAGCGCAAAACGAACCCCGGGATGCCAGTGCACCACGGTGCCACTGCCCAGGGTTGCCGGCTCGTCCGGACGGACCGTCAGCCCCGGCTGGTCATACCCCAGCGTCTCCCCCTGATCCGCCAGCCGCCATTCGTCCGCCACGCCGAACTTCTCATAAATGCGGTGGACCCGTTTCCAGGTCTCGCCGATCGACCAGCCCGCGAGCGAGAAGTGCATGGCGGTCGCCAGCACCAGCGTTGCCGCATTGTGGGTTTCAACAATCGATGCGGGGGGCTGACCGAAACAGACACTGCGGGAGACCCCGACATAAAGCCCGTTGCGGCGGCCGATCGCCGAGAGCACGCAGTGCCGGTTGACCGTGTCGGTCCCAAAGCCCCAGTGGCGATACCGGTGACCCTGAAAGTCCGCCATCACCTGCAGGCGATAGGGAGTGATGCCGTGCCGCAACAGGCGGTGGGCCAGGTGCCCCGCGACCTCGGACTCATTCTCTCCCTGACTGAAACTGCGAGCCGTCGCCTCGACAGCATGGGTGACTTCCCGGGCCAGCACGCGGATCCGGTTCGCCTCCAGATCGGTCAACGTCCGCCGGAAGTCCTGCAGCTCCGCGTCGATGCTCTGCGGGCCCGTGTCGTAAAGGACATTGCGGCCGCGGCACATGTCGTTGCAGAGCGTCCCGGTGATCTCCTGCCAGGGGCGCTCCTTGACCTGGAAACCGAGGCCGTTGAGCTGATGATCGAAGATGTGGCTCGAGTCCACGTTGCTCGTCAGGATCACGCGGACGTCGCGGGTGATGAACAGCGCGGCAACCGGGTCCAGCGTGCCCGGGCGGGTGTTTTCCGTTCCGCAGGTGAACCAGGCGAAGTTGGCTGGAGAGCGGAGGAGCAGTCCGTCGACGTTCTTGAGAGAAATGTATTCCGCCAGCAGTTGATGCTTGCGGTTGATAGACGCCGCACGGTCTACATCGAGAATCGGGATCTCCCCGGACGACGGGGGGGAGTAAGGTTCGAGTTCGGCGAAAGCCATGCTCGCGAGTTTTCCTGTGAGATGCCGGAAAAACCGTGAACGTCCGCTCCAAGACGGGCAACACGCGAGCTTAGCAAACGGAGTGCACCCGACACAGATATTGATGTCGGATCGCAACAAATCGCGGAATCCTGGTGCATGTGGCGTCATTTGCGATATCTGGGAGGGGCCGGAGTCCGCTATCGAACGCGCCGTCACGCCCGCGAATACCTGCATCTCCTGCAGAACTGTCGCGACGCTCAGCAGGTGAGCCTGCGAACGATCCTCGCCCTGAACGCCGACAGCGCGTTCAGCCGGGAACGGGGTCTCGATAGCACGCTTACGATCGAGGAATTCCGGCGACGGGTGCCAGTGGCGGGCTACGAAGCGTTCCGGCCCTACATCGAACGGACGATGCGGGGAGAGGCGACTGCGCTCCTCGGCCAGGCCAACCCGCCCATCATGTTCGCGCAGACGAGCGGCACGACCGCCGCTTCGAAGTCGATCCCGATCACGCGTCGGTTCCTCGACGATTACCGCCGCGGCTGGCAGGTGTGGGGGATCCGGAACTTCGACGATCATCCGCGCCTGCACCGGATGAACCTGTTCCAGGCGGTGAGCGATCACGACCAGTTCCGCTCCCCCTCCGGGCTGCCGTGCGGGAACATCAGCGGGCTCGTCCAAGCCATGCAGGGGCGGGTGATCAAGCTGCTCTACACCGTCCCGGACGCTGTGACGAAGGTCGCCGACCCGGAGGCGAAGTATTACGCCGCGCTGCGGCTGGGGATTGCCGACCCGCATGTCGGCTCGCTGATGACCGCCAACCCAAGCACGCTGGTCCTGATGGCGAAGCTGGCGGTCCGGTATGCCGAGTCTCTCATTCGCGATGTCCGCGACGGCACGCTCTCGAGCGAGTTCCCGTACGGCTCCGCCGATCACGACCGGCTCCGTCCGTGGATCCGGCGGCGGGATCCCGCGCGGGCCCGCGTCCTGGATAGGCTCGCCGAGAAGGCCGGGATGCTCCGGCCGCGCGACGTCTGGCCGGACCTGCAGGTCATCGCGGTCTGGACCGGCGGGAGCGTGGGGGCGTATCTGCCGCAGGTTCGCGAGTGGTACGGCGATGTTCCGTTCCGCGATCACGGACTCTCGGCGAGCGAAGGGCGGATGACGCTGCCGCTGGGGGACAACACGTCGGCGGGGCCGCTCGATGTCGGGACCCACTTCTTCGAGTTCATTCCGGTGAGCGAGATCGAATCGGCGTCGCCGACGGTCCTGCTGGCCGACGAACTGCGGGAGGGGGAGGAGTATTTCATCCTGCTGACGACGGCCTCGGGGCTGTACCGCTACGACATCCGCGATGTTGTCCGCTGCACCGGGTTTCTGGGGACGACGCCGGTGCTGGAGTTCCGGCACAAGGGGGCGCACATCTCCAGTATCACGGGAGAGAAGCTCACGGAATCGCAGGTGGCCGAGGCGCTGCGGGGGGCGAGCGAGCAGACGGGGCTGTGTCTCCCTCCGGTGACGCTCTGTCCGGCCTGGGGAGACCCACCGCGATACGAGTTGCTGGTGGAGGAGGATGAGACGACGCCGGCGGCGCGGTGGGTTCAGTTCGCCGAGGTGCTGGAGGGGCTGCTGCGGGCCGGGAACATTGAGTACGCCGACAAGCGGAAGACGCAGCGGTTGGCTGCCGTAGGGTTGCGGATTCTGGGGGCGGGGACCTGGGAGCGGTTCATTCGGGACCGGCAGACGCGGCCCGGCGGGAGCGTGGAGCAGTACAAGCATCCGATCCTGAAGCCGGATCTCAGCTTCGCGGAGACGCTGGTGCGGGAGTTCAGTCCGCAGTCGGTGTCGGCGGCGGCGAAACGGTCGCGATCGTCGCTGGAGCCTCGTTAGGGGGCGGGGGAAGAGGCTTGAGGCGGAAGGCTGAAGGTCGAGGGCGAACGGGAGGCCTTTGCTCGATCCGACGTCAATCGCCCACGATCCCGCTCAGCTCTTCGCTGGCTGCGTGTTTGAGCGATGAGCAGTGCCTCCGTTGTCGGTTCGTCCGCGCGGCGCGTGACTCGGCTCTGCAGCGATATCGGCCCTCGGATGGCGCCTTGAGAATCTTCCGAAATCCCGCGTGACTTTCCGGCGGCCGCTTCGCCAGTGGTAGCAGGCGGGAGACGTCTCCCGTCGATCCGGTGAGGTTCGCACGATGACCCGGGACGATCCGGTTTCCGCTTTCGCCGACGGCGTTTCCAGCGCGTTGGGGGGCGTCGCGTGGTTTCTGACCCTGTTCGCGGCGGGGGCGTGGCTGGGGCTGTCGTATCGAGCGGGGAGCTGGGCCGACGGTCGGGAGACGTACTTCTTTCTGCTTGGATCGGTCCTGCTGGCCCCCTTCTCGCCGCAGCGGCTTCTGTGTTGGGGGACTTCCGTTGGTCTGTGGTTGATGGGACGCCGGTCACAGTCCGCGGTCGTGGGAGCCGGCGGCGGGCTGAGCGTCCTGCTGATCTGGGCTGGAATGGCGGCCTGGGAATGGAGACTGCGGTGGTGACTGTGTTTCGAACGCCTGCGGAGTGAGGAGATGGCAATGAGCCGAAACCTGAGCGACGAACGGCGGCGATGGTTCCTGAAGGGAGCGGCTGGGCTGGGGATCCTGCTCGGGGCGGCTCATCTGGCCGCCGATGTCTTCTGGATGAAGTTCAATTTCCGGGAGCATCCGACGCTCGGCCTGATGCTGGTCCTGTCTCCTTGCCTTTCGTTCTTGGTGCTCGGGCTGGTGGCCCGGTCTCAAGGCCGGGGCCGGTACCTCGTCTCGATGCCGAGCCTGTGCTTCGGGGCGGCGGTCGGAGTCGTCATCAACGTGTTCACGATCTGGATGGAGCTCATTGAGTTTCTGACGCCGTACAATGGCGGGGGCGCGAACATTGGAATGGGGCTTCTGCTGCTCGGAACGCCGATCTTCACGCCGCCGCTGATGTTTGCGACCGTGCTCGCGGTCGAGCTGGCCGTTCGCAGCATCGGGCCGCGCAGGCCGCAGACTCATTCCTGAAGCTTGACCGCCCTGGGGATCGAAACGCGGAGTCCCGTTCCCGGCGCGTTGCCCCAGGCGATGGCGTTTCACGCCTTCGGCGTGCCGGGCTCGATCCGAGGGCGATGACACGGCGCGACCGCGCCGGGCGCCTGCGAACCAGCAAGGGGAGGGCGACAGAACGGGACGTCAATTGCCCAGCGTCCTGGCGAGCTGGCCCGCTTTGACGATGCCGCCCTGCAGGACGGCGATGAATCGCCGGCGGTCTTCGAGGACGGAGATATCCGCGACGACGTCGCCGTCGACGATCAGGACGTCCGCCAGTTTGCCCGGTTCGAGCGTCCCGAGCTCGTGGCCGCGGCCGAGGATCTCCGCTCCGTTCCGGGTGGCGCAGCGGAGCGTTTCGAGCGGCGTGAAGCCGACGTGCCGGACGAAGAATGTCAGCTCGCGGGCGTAGTCGCCGTGCGGGTTCCAGGCGAAGCCGTAGTCGCCCCCCATGCCGAGCCGGCCGCCCGCCTTGAGGATCCGGCGGGCGCTCTCGGCGCCCCCTTCGAGCGTCTCCTTGTGGCCGTCGATGACCCGCGGCGGCAGACCGAACTCGGGGCCGCGGACGATGCTCGCGTATTCGAAGTAGAGGGCGGGCACGCAAGGGACGTCCCGCTCCAGCAGCAGGTCCATCGCCTCGTCGTCCATGAACGTGCCGTGCTCGATCGCGTCGTAGCCGGCGCGAAGGGCGTTCTTGATCCCTTCGGTGGCGCGGCAGTGGCCGGTCACCTTGAGTCCATGGTTGTGGGCGGTCGAGACAACCGCCGCCATCTCCTCGAAGGTCATGCAGAGTGTGTGGTGGTCGTTGATGTCCGGCGAGGCGGCGTCGCCCGTGGGGTAGGTCTTGACCCACTCGACGCCGTCCTTGACGAGTTTGCGGACCGCCTGCCGCGCCTCGTGCGGGCCGTTGACGATCAGAACCAGCCCTTCCATCCCGATCTTGCGGAAGTCCGGGTTCCAGTCCATCAGGCCGCCGGCGCCGCAGATCTCCCGCCCGCTGGCGGCGAGCCGCGGGCCCGGCATCTGGTCCTCTTCGATCGCCTTCTTGAGCCAGAAGTCGATGTTGAACAGGCTCCCTCCGCTGCGGGCGGAAGTGTAGCCACATTCCAGGGCCAGCTTGGCGTTGCAAGCCGCGAGGAGCGTGACGTATTCGACCGGGTACTTGATATCGAGGTCTTCGAGGGCCGCGACGTTGAAGTAGGTCGGGTGGAAATGGGCCTCGACGAGCCCCGGCAGGATCGTTCCGCCGCGGGCGTCGATCGTCTGGTCCGGCTCTCGGTCCCGCGGGTGACCCGCGGCGGCCAGTCCGGCGATCGGGCCGGCGTAAGCGATCCGGCCCTCTTCAATGAGCAGGGCAGCGTCGGGGATCGGCGGAGTGCCGTTTCCGTCGACGAGCTGGCCGTTCCGAATCAGCGTGCAACCGGTCCCGGAGCGCATGGGACGTGGCCTCGAAAGGGGGACTGATGGACGTGGCCCGATTCTGCCGTGAGAGATCGGCCCGCACAAGCAGCGACGGCTTGAGTCTCAACCGGAAGGCCGGCCCCGCCGAACGCGAAGGTCTGTGGCGAGATTCCAGCAGAGCGCTGGGTTTCGAAGACTCAACCCAGCCTACGACGAACCTTCCCCGGAGACGGCCTCGGTCCTGTGCCACCCGTCTTGAACCATGTCTCGGATGTCAGACGCGAACAGGAAGGTTGAGAGAAAGAACACGAGTCCGAGAGGAAGGGCCGCGAATTGGAAGCCCCTGGTCAACACGCCGGTCAGCTCAAGAACGAATCGCAGCGTCGCTTCATCCTCGAACTGAATGTGGCTCGCCACACTGGAAGCACACATTGCGGTGGAAAGGACCAGCCCCGAAGCCGAAAGAAGGCACGCGAAGAATGTTTTCGACAGCAGCGCTGTGGCCGAGAGACTTCGCTGCGACCGGATTCGCCAGATGAGACTTGCTACGGCGACTGAGACGCACCCCGCAATCAACACGCTCAACAAGACCGCGGCCACAGTTCGCTCCTGGGGTTCCCTGGTGACTGTTGTCGGACTGTCTCGCCGTCCTGCCGCACTTCAGGAACGTCACCGTTCCACCGCGGTCATGCCGGGACTCGTATTGAGGACACCCTTCCCGCGAAAACTGGCCCAAACTCCGCGCCACCCTCGGCGCAAAAAAGAACCTCCGCCTGTGCCGTTCGAACTGTCTGGCTGGACCCGCAGTTTGAGGTGGAAACCGCGCTTCCGGGTTGTGTGAGCCGTGGTGCCGACGAATCGGTCACCCGGATATACACGCAGCCGAAAGTGCAGCCCCCTGCGAGATAGTTGTAGGGTCCGCGCACTTCACAATTCGTGATCGAACACCGCAGAGGTGTAAGCTCCGAAGAGCTCAACGGCATGCTAGTCCCGGGGAAGGAGGGGGACAAGGAGTCGTTCCGTTCGTTTGCCGAATTGACAGGAGTTTTGCCGTCGCTGAACGCGTTCGTCATCCGTCTGCCGCGAACGACGCCTTTGCGGTTGAACATCGAACACGTTGCGAGATTGCGACAGGTCGGATGCCTTCAGGAACCTGCGCGGCTCAGCAGGAGCTTCGCCCTCCCCGGGCGCGGCGTTAGGATGCCGGAGTCGACTTGCTCGCCGCCGGAAGGTGCTGTTTGGATCAGGAACCGCCATCACGACTTGCGAATGTCTTGTGGCCGACGGCAAGCGGTTTGCGGCTCTGGGCCGGGCTGGTCGTCTGTCTCTGTGGAGTGATTGCCGGGGCCGCGCCGCCGAAGCTGGAGTACACGCTCGACGGCGTTTCGCCTTTGGCGGAGAAACGGATCGAAGCGGCCGAAGACTTTCTGTCCGCGAAGCAGTGGGATGAGGCGTTCCGGCTTCTCGATGAAGTCCTCCGCGAGTATCGGCGGGACCTCGTCGAAGCGGAGCCGGGGCGGTGGGTGAGCGTTCCGCGGCGCGTCAGCGAGATCACCGCCGCGCTGGAGCCGGAGGGGCTGGCGGCGTACCGCCAGCGGGTCGATGCGCAGGCGTCCGAGTTGTTTCGGGAAGCGGAGGCGGCCGGCGACGTGCCGCGGCTGGAACGGCTGGTGACGGAGTTCTTTGCCAGTACGCCGGCCGAAGGGGCGCTGTGGCGTCTTGGGGAGCGGTATTGGCAGGCGGGGGAGATTGCCGCTGCACGGGACGTGTGGCGGTCGCTGATCGCCGAGGGAATGATCGCCCGGAACTACCCATCGCCAACGATGGCCCAGCCGCTGGTTTGGGCGCGTGTGGCCCTGTGTCACCTGCTGCTCAATGACATCGATTCCGCCAACGGATGTGTCGGGCGGCTCTATGACAACTTTCCCGATGCGACCGGAACGATCGGCGGTCGGGAGGGACTATTGAAGGAGCTGATTTTAGAGACGATCGAAGAGCGGAGGGCGCATCGGCCCGCCGGAGGGGGATCGGCACCCTGGCAGGGAGCCGGGTCCGCCGCCGAAACACGGGTGAACGGTCTTCGCTGGTCGTCGGCGGGTGGAGCGGTTCCATCCTTCGGCGACCGCGTCGTACAGGAGGTTCCGGCCGCCTGGTCGAACGTGCTGCTGGCTTCGACAAACGACCGCGTCCGAGCCCTCGATCTTCGGACCGGCCGGCCGGCGTGGCCTTCGGGGAAGCGCGAGGATGACGGCTCCGTCTTCGAGACCGATCCGGCCCCGTTGACGGATCCCTGGCCGCGGCCGCTTCATCGTCCGGCGATTGGTGACGGGGTCGGCTTTGTCCGCCTCGGCGTCGGCGGGAAGCCGAACCGGCTGTCGCTTCTGCAGAACGATACCTCCCGCATTGTGGCCCTCGACCTGAAGGCCGGGGAGGGAAAACTGCTGTGGTCGACGATGGCGGGGGATCTGGACCGGTCGCAGTCGTGGGGGTTTGCCAGTTCGCCGGTCGTCTCCGAAGACCGGGTCCTGGCGGTGGTCCGGACGCCGGGGA of Planctomyces sp. SH-PL14 contains these proteins:
- the rplW gene encoding 50S ribosomal protein L23 → MSKIAKPGIVLEPHQVILRPLVTEKGTHHAERYNAYQFEVAMIATKDDIRKAVSELWGVRVAAVRTQLYKGKPRRFKTKMGHTRDWKKAIVKLHDEDRISFF
- the rplD gene encoding 50S ribosomal protein L4; protein product: MISVPVVDMSGKTVGKYEFDGADLADRISKQLLHEVVIMYEANKRAGTFKTKTRSEVAGSKKKLFKQKGTGNARAGGKRSPTRVGGGHAFAKVPRDFGYRMPRKSLQIATKMALLSKFQDGEAIVVDSIAINEPKTKVVSTLLKALGVQDQSCLLTTKDHDATVWRCARNIEKLWVSPSKELNAYDLLHQKRLIVTKDALDALRGK
- the rplC gene encoding 50S ribosomal protein L3; this encodes MPVGILGRKIGMTQVYDAQGNIHSATVVEAGPCTVLQVKTKDRDGYEAVQLGFDDKISDKDKDRPEDQRKRSRASRAERGHVADLKSKRQKKLAESGVPAVPKAGCEAKRFVREFRVDGETVEVQVGHVVAADSFDGVARVDVIGTSKGRGFTGVMKRHNFSGTCASHGVKKAHRKPGSIGNNTYPSRVWKGKRMAGHFGNERCTSRNLRVLQIDKDNNMIVVEGSIPGPNGGYVMIQRAK
- the rpsJ gene encoding 30S ribosomal protein S10; translation: MAGNERIRIRMEAYDHTVLDQSASDIVDTAKRTGAVVHGPIPLPTRIERYTVLRSPHIDKKSREQFEIRTHKRVIDIVQPTGKTIDALNKLSLPAGVDIKIKATT
- a CDS encoding DUF1559 domain-containing protein, which encodes MLRRRSGFTLIELLVVIAIIAILVALLLPAVQQAREAARATRCRANLKQIGIALYSYHEVFGIFPPTFNMRADYTDNAYDSRSWCQFALPYLDQAAIYHKIDFDKHFNASAAPGDPGVQQNYAVSQLVIPVFLCPSDSTNNQGRLDTRGDMRAANTYGVTNYKLCSGSNWAWGTFINSSPRGRFANHPNGLDAANGFQGRCADGLITTREAQIRDGTSNTLAGGEAVAGLCTRSMWYWFNSVNATAAIPLNHYVLNSFPPDDWPNNYAFASYHEGGANFLMADGGIKFLSENIDLQSYRFLATIDGSDPVPAIE
- a CDS encoding class I SAM-dependent methyltransferase, encoding MPKLKTVAASIYDFPKYYDMVFNADWGTELKFIEAALEKHSRRTVKRVFEPACGTGRLLVKLAKRGYEASGNDLNPKAVAYCNRRLRRHGLPETVEVGDMSAFRLKRKVDAGFNLINTFRHLGTEEQAEGHLRCMAEALNRGGIYLLGLHLLAKRGELCDEESWSAKRGGTSVTSHMWTKKIDRPGRMEYLGMTIDVVGPTEEFRIDDEMHYRTYTMSEMRDLLGRVPEFEVVETYNFHCDIDKPQKLDDWTQDVIYVLKRK
- a CDS encoding M24 family metallopeptidase, with translation MAFAELEPYSPPSSGEIPILDVDRAASINRKHQLLAEYISLKNVDGLLLRSPANFAWFTCGTENTRPGTLDPVAALFITRDVRVILTSNVDSSHIFDHQLNGLGFQVKERPWQEITGTLCNDMCRGRNVLYDTGPQSIDAELQDFRRTLTDLEANRIRVLAREVTHAVEATARSFSQGENESEVAGHLAHRLLRHGITPYRLQVMADFQGHRYRHWGFGTDTVNRHCVLSAIGRRNGLYVGVSRSVCFGQPPASIVETHNAATLVLATAMHFSLAGWSIGETWKRVHRIYEKFGVADEWRLADQGETLGYDQPGLTVRPDEPATLGSGTVVHWHPGVRFALTGETVLVQPEGPEWLTIPDQWPMLGITVKGERHSFPDVLCRETGTGWE